A region from the Sandaracinus amylolyticus genome encodes:
- a CDS encoding ABC1 kinase family protein: MAEQTHDGSLLGVAIRDVARLRKVVGVVAQHGFGEVLTRIPFAAQLLGATPSRRGKEAEGTPAERFARLLAALGPTYIKLGQVLSMRSDLLPAEYIQALSRLQDKAPPIPYAEVQQVIAEGLGRPAEEIFADIEKEPIATASIGQAHLARTRDGMRVVVKVQRPGIGSTMRGDLDLLFIAAKALEASIDEMRLVTPSAIVAEFEKSLLRELNFSAELASLVRMRALLDPDRPVIAPAPLPELSCRTVLTMEYFEGRPVRALTPKSPEAKHAVEQILHAMCKGVFVDGFFHGDPHAGNILVNDEGTLCFLDLGLVGTLSAEQRDDLVTLVLGTIMDDASTVARVLLKIGTPTQRIDIGELKSEITRVRAQYVMVRSVKDLDTRGFIEEFANAAGKYRVKLATEYSVLAKSAGTIEGLVRRLDPDVDVIPIIRPYVEKIFGERWAPDKVVQQALGGATGMASLLRTVPTHVDQILHDMETGNVQVRPIMPKLDALPDRLHDSATRVAVAVFSASMSICAAIMVPDRAEHFFDYAKITLFFVAFTAAVAGWFVTWWWHWLGRGINLRVTPLLRFFRRG; the protein is encoded by the coding sequence ATGGCCGAGCAGACGCACGACGGATCTCTCCTCGGCGTCGCGATCCGCGACGTCGCTCGCCTGCGCAAGGTCGTCGGGGTCGTCGCGCAGCACGGCTTCGGCGAGGTGCTCACGCGCATCCCCTTCGCCGCGCAGCTGCTCGGCGCGACTCCGTCGCGGCGTGGCAAGGAGGCCGAGGGCACACCGGCCGAGCGCTTCGCGCGCCTGCTCGCGGCGCTCGGCCCGACGTACATCAAGCTCGGTCAGGTGCTCTCGATGCGCTCGGATCTGCTCCCCGCGGAGTACATCCAGGCGCTCAGCCGACTGCAGGACAAGGCGCCGCCGATCCCCTACGCCGAGGTGCAGCAGGTGATCGCGGAGGGGCTCGGCCGGCCCGCCGAGGAGATCTTCGCGGACATCGAGAAGGAGCCGATCGCGACGGCGTCGATCGGTCAGGCGCACCTCGCGCGCACGCGCGACGGCATGCGCGTCGTCGTGAAGGTGCAGCGCCCCGGGATCGGCTCGACGATGCGCGGCGATCTCGATCTGCTGTTCATCGCGGCGAAGGCGCTCGAGGCGAGCATCGACGAGATGCGGCTCGTCACGCCGAGCGCGATCGTCGCGGAGTTCGAGAAGAGCCTCCTGCGCGAGCTCAACTTCAGCGCGGAGCTCGCGAGCCTGGTGCGCATGCGCGCGCTGCTCGATCCCGATCGCCCGGTGATCGCGCCCGCGCCGCTGCCCGAGCTCAGCTGCCGCACCGTGCTGACGATGGAGTACTTCGAGGGCCGCCCGGTGCGCGCGCTGACGCCGAAGAGCCCCGAGGCGAAGCACGCGGTCGAGCAGATCCTCCACGCGATGTGCAAGGGCGTGTTCGTCGACGGCTTCTTCCACGGCGATCCGCACGCCGGGAACATCCTCGTGAACGACGAGGGCACGCTCTGCTTCCTCGACCTCGGGCTCGTCGGGACGCTCAGCGCGGAGCAGCGCGACGATCTCGTCACGCTCGTGCTCGGGACGATCATGGACGACGCGAGCACCGTCGCGCGTGTGCTCCTGAAGATCGGCACGCCGACCCAGCGCATCGACATCGGCGAGCTCAAGAGCGAGATCACGCGCGTCCGCGCGCAGTACGTGATGGTCCGCTCGGTGAAGGACCTCGACACGCGCGGCTTCATCGAGGAGTTCGCGAACGCCGCGGGCAAGTACCGCGTGAAGCTCGCGACCGAGTACTCGGTGCTCGCGAAGAGCGCGGGCACGATCGAAGGGCTCGTGCGGAGGCTCGATCCCGACGTCGACGTGATCCCGATCATCCGTCCGTACGTCGAGAAGATCTTCGGAGAGCGCTGGGCGCCCGACAAAGTCGTGCAACAAGCGCTCGGCGGCGCGACCGGGATGGCGTCGCTGCTGCGCACCGTGCCGACGCACGTCGATCAGATCCTGCACGACATGGAGACCGGCAACGTGCAGGTGCGGCCCATCATGCCGAAGCTCGATGCGCTGCCCGATCGACTGCACGACAGCGCGACGAGAGTGGCAGTCGCGGTCTTCAGCGCGTCGATGTCGATCTGCGCGGCGATCATGGTGCCCGACCGCGCCGAGCACTTCTTCGACTACGCGAAGATCACGCTCTTCTTCGTCGCGTTCACGGCCGCGGTCGCAGGCTGGTTCGTGACGTGGTGGTGGCACTGGCTGGGACGCGGGATCAACCTGCGCGTGACTCCGCTGCTCCGCTTCTTCCGACGCGGATGA